The Streptomyces kanamyceticus DNA segment GGGGCGCCGGTACGGGTACGGCGGTTCAGCCGTGCCCAACGTTCGGTGCATCGCCTCACGGCCGTGCTGATGGGGGTGTGCGTGGCGAGCGCCGCCTGCCTCTACGTCCCCCAGCTCGCCGAACTCGTGGGCCGCCGCGCCCTGGTGGTCACCGTCCACGAGTGGTCCGGGCTGCTGCTCCCCGCCCCGTTCCTCGCGGGCCTGGCATCCCGCGCCTTCCGCGGCGACCTGCGCCTGCTCAACCGCTTCGGCCCGCACGACGGCGCGTGGCTGCGGTCCGTGCTCCGACGGCGGCCGCGGCCCGGCGCGGGCAAGTTCAACGCGGGCCAGAAGCTGTTCGCCGGGTGGCTGGCCGGAGCGGTCCTCGTGATGCTCGGCACGGGGCTCCTCATGTGGTTCACGCACCTCGCACCCCTGGTGTGGCGCACGGGGAGCACGTTCGTGCACGACTGGCTGGCGCTGGCCATCGGCGTGGTGCTCGCGGGGCACGTGGGGATGGCGCTCGGGGATCCCGAGGCGCGGCGGGGAATGCGGACCGGGTCCGTGGACCCGGGGTGGGCGGAGCGGGAGCATTCGCTCTGGCGGCGGTGAGGTGGCATGGGGCCGGTGTCCATCGCCGGCTGCGCCGAGCTCGTCCTCAAGCGCCGGACAGGCTCAATGTTTTGGCCCCCGCCGTCGTCGGCTTTGATCGCCGGCTGCGCCGAGCTCGTCCTCAAACGCCGGACGGGCTGAAATTCCCCCGGCCGGGCTGAATTCCCCCAGCCAGGCTGAATTCCCCCCCCAACAGGGCTGAGACGTTCGCGGCCGGGCTGCGCATCGCAGCCCGGCCGTGGAAGCCTCAGCCCTGGTGAGAGCAATTCAGCCCTTGAGGGGCGGAGCATTTCAGGCCGGGGGGGGGCGAAAATTCAGCCCCTCCGGCGTTTGAGGAGCGGGGTCCGGGGCGGAGCCCCGAGGAGACGGCGCGCTAGATGACCAAGGACAGCAGCAGCACCAACCCACCCGCCACCACAGAGATGATCGTCTCCATCACCGACCACGTCTTGATCGTCTGGCCGACGTCCAGGCCGAAGTACTCCTTGACCAGCCAGAACCCCGCGTCATTGACATGCGAGAAGAAAAGCGAACCCGCACCGATGGCCAGGACGAGCAGCGCCGTGTGCGACGTCGACATGTCCGCCGCGAGCGGAGCGACGAGCCCCGCCGCCGAAATCGTCGCGACCGTCGCCGAACCCGTCGCCAGCCGGATCGCCACCGCGATCAGCCAGGCGAGCAGCAGCGCGGGGATCGACCAGTCCTTGGAGAAGTCCAGGATCATCTGGCCCACACCGATGTCGATGAGCGTCGTCTTGAAGCCGCCGCCCGCGCCCACGATCATCAGCACGCCCGCGATCGGGGCGAGCGACTTCTCGACCGTCGTCGAGAGCCGGTCCTTGGTGAAGCCCGCCGCGCGGCCCAGCGTGAACATCCCGACGATCACCGCCGCGAGCAGCGCGATCAGCGGCGAACCGATGACGTCGAAGACCCGCTGCACGGTGGTCTCGGGGTCGTCCACCACGATGTCCACCAGCGCCTTGGCCAGCATCAGGACGACGGGCAGCAGCACCGTGGCGACGGTCGCGCCGAAGCCGGGGCGCTTGTCCAGGTCCTCCGAGGGACGCTGCGGGATCATCTTCTCGGGGGCGGGGACGTCCACCCAGCGGGCCGCGACCTTCGCGAACAGCGGGCCCGCGATGATCACCGTCGGGATGGCGACGAGGACGCCGAGCGCGAGCGTGACGCCGAGGTTGGCGTCGACCGCGTCGATCGCCACGAGCGGACCCGGGTGCGGCGGGATGAGCCCGTGCATCACGGACAGACCGGCGAGCGCCGGGATGCCGATGCGCATCAGCGAGTAGTTGCCGCGCTTGGCGACCATGAGGACGACCGGGATCAGCAGCACGATGCCGACCTCGAAGAAGAGCGGCAGACCGATCACCGAGGCGATGAGCACCATCGCCCAGGGCATCGCGCGCCCGCCCGCCCTGGCCAGG contains these protein-coding regions:
- a CDS encoding GntP family permease codes for the protein MTHLSVEMLAADPVEPITSAGHAQLGIAVLAGIAVIVLLITKFKLHAFLALTIGSLALGAFAGAPLDKAIASFTTGLGSTVAGVGVLIALGAILGKLLADSGGADQIVDTILARAGGRAMPWAMVLIASVIGLPLFFEVGIVLLIPVVLMVAKRGNYSLMRIGIPALAGLSVMHGLIPPHPGPLVAIDAVDANLGVTLALGVLVAIPTVIIAGPLFAKVAARWVDVPAPEKMIPQRPSEDLDKRPGFGATVATVLLPVVLMLAKALVDIVVDDPETTVQRVFDVIGSPLIALLAAVIVGMFTLGRAAGFTKDRLSTTVEKSLAPIAGVLMIVGAGGGFKTTLIDIGVGQMILDFSKDWSIPALLLAWLIAVAIRLATGSATVATISAAGLVAPLAADMSTSHTALLVLAIGAGSLFFSHVNDAGFWLVKEYFGLDVGQTIKTWSVMETIISVVAGGLVLLLSLVI
- a CDS encoding cytochrome b/b6 domain-containing protein: MSRLSEVAGAPVRVRRFSRAQRSVHRLTAVLMGVCVASAACLYVPQLAELVGRRALVVTVHEWSGLLLPAPFLAGLASRAFRGDLRLLNRFGPHDGAWLRSVLRRRPRPGAGKFNAGQKLFAGWLAGAVLVMLGTGLLMWFTHLAPLVWRTGSTFVHDWLALAIGVVLAGHVGMALGDPEARRGMRTGSVDPGWAEREHSLWRR